The genomic region TTCCTGAACCGCTCAACATTCGGATCCATACCTTGGAAAAAGTTGTGCGCAAATAGTACGCTTTGAAGGTAGCTATAGCCCCCTGGTCCATTGGCTGTAAGATAGCAGTTGTATTTTTAGGCAGCTACACTACCTTTACATCTGGGTTTAGATCATCAAGaagctggggggtgggggtggcctGGGGCAATATCAAGCAGGAGGATATTTTAAAGGAAATGCCCTTTTTCAGACAATATTGCTTGACTGGGGGTATGAAGCAGTTAAGGAACAAACCCTCAAATAATGCTTGTGTCACCCAGGCCTAGGTATTTGCACGGTTGTAAACAGGCAGCGTGTGCTTATTTAACTGCTTGAATGCAAATGGGTTctctgcaggggcgtattagccgcgaggcaaacaaggcatttgccttgggcggcattttccagggggcggcaaaaaaagccgccccccaaatgcccaaggcaaatgtcttgttagccttgcggctaacagacatgctgggctgcttctgggcggtcgggcggcgctgctgggcgggcggcgagggagcactccccctgagctgtctgctcagctccctcgcgcgccgcagagtgaggctgggagccggaatatgacgtcatattccggctccgcctcccagcctcactgtgcggcgcgcgagggagctgagcagacagctcagggggagtgctccctcgccgcccgcccagcagcgccgcccgaccgcccagcagccactggaccaccagggagaaagatgaccccccccccccagcattcccaaaggtaaggaggctgggggggttaaagtaaaaaaaaaaaaaaggtgttaatgtgagtgagtgtgtgtgtgtgtctgtgagtgtgtgtgtgtgtgtctgtgagtgagtgtgtgtgtctgtgagtgagtgtgtgtgtgtctgttagtgaatgtgtgtgtgtctgttagtgagtgtgtgtgtgtctgttagtgagtgtgtgtgtgtgtctgttagtgagtgtgtgtgtgtgtctgttagtgagtgtgtgtgtgtgtctgttagtgagtgtgtgtgtgtgtgtctgtgtctgttagtgagtgtgtgtgtgtgtctgttagtgtgtgtgtgtgtgtctgttagtgtgtgtgtctgtgagtgtgggtgtctgtgagtgtgggtgtctgtgagtgtgggtgtctgtgagtgtgggtgtctgtgagtgtgggtgtctgtgagtgtgggtgtctgtgagtgtgggtgtctgtgagtgtgggtgtctgtgagtgtgggtgtctgtgagtgtgtgtgtgtgtgtgtgttttgcctgtgagtgtgtgtgtgttttgcctgtgagtgtgtgtgtgtgttttgcctgtgagtgtgtgtgtgttttgcctgtgagtgtgtgtgtatttagaatgcggggcggggtaaaggttgggtgggggtggcgcgcggggggggggggcgcctgagttttgtgcctagggcagcacaaaaccaggatacaccactggttctcTGAGCAATTTGGTTTAATATATCTAAATTATAGCATTTGTGCAATAAAAGTAAATTATAGTGACATATCGTGGAAACTAACCTGAAAGAGAGAGGAAGCTGCGAAAAGAGTCCAGAGCCTGCAAGAGTTCAGGAGAAAAGTGTATTCTGGGTCAATACAAAcgattgtctggaaatctattcataaacagacaagtatttgtaaccagacgtgttggatgcacagaaacagaggggcttgagggccctgctcaaatggccctctagcatgttagctcattgtacagcgctacggaatttgttggcactttataaataattataataataataaagactaTACATAGAACATGCATTTAGAGTGAAACTAATGGGATTCAgaaaaatcatttttaatttgtagggtaatagctgcttgatccaaggagagatctgactaccattctggggtcaagaatgaattatttcctagtttgttgcaaaattaaaaaGCGCTTCTAACAGTTTTTTTCctcctcttttggatcaacagcatgtGGAGCATGTCTctattcagcctatgtaactttgtaactacACTCTGAATATTGTGCTATAGACAAGACAGACCATCAAGAACTCTCAGGGTTAACAGTCAGGAAGATATTCACATGATATAAACTCTCCGCCCTCTGGTTGTGGAATGTGATAAAAACCCATCCCGCTGCTTTCTGAGAAAAGACAAACATTAAGTTTCGTTTCTCGTTGCTGCTTTCAGTGATGGCGTCTGCTGATCTGAGAGACGAGCTGACCTGCTCCGTCTGTCTGAACATTTATACAGAACCTGTAACCCTGCCATGTGGACACAGCTTCTGCCGGGTCTGCATTGCGGGTGTGTTGGACACACAGTTGTCTTGTCCGGAATGTAGACAAAGCTTTCGGATACGACCAAAGCTTAAAATAAATTTGAGGCTGAGTAACATATCTAAGCATTTCTCATCTTCTGAGCCACCGAACAACCAGAGAAAGATTGAGTTCCCCTGTACCTACTGTGACTATCCAGAACCTGCAGCTAAAACATGTCTGCTGTGTGAAGCTTCTCTGTGTGATAAACACCTCAAGAATCACAGTCAGTCAGCAGAACACATCTTAACTGAACCCACATCATCCCTGAGGAACAGAAAATGTTCCGTCCACAAGAAGGTCCTGGAGTACTACTGCACAGAGGATgctgcctgtatctgtgtgtcctgcTGCCTGATAGGAGAACACAAGGGGCATCAGGTAAAATCACTAAATGAGGCCTTTGAGGAGAAGAAAATCCAAATGAGGGAGAGTCTAGAAAAACTTACAGCAGAACGAGTGGAAACTAAGACAAACTTCCAGATCTTGTGGAAGATGAAGGTAGAAGTTCAGGAAAACGTAACTAATGTGACAAGCCAAGTCAAAGCGCTGATTACAGACATCAGAGGACGTCTAGACAACCTAGAACATCAAGTCCTGAGTGAGATCTCCAGGCAGGAAGATAAGGTTTCCCACCAGATCTCAGATCTAATCCGACAGCTGGAAACCAAGAAGGACATTCTTTCCAAAGAAATAAGTGAGATTGAGGAGAATCTATGTAACATGACCGACCCATTGACTGTCTTACAGCAACAGGTATTGGGCAGAGCAGGTATACGTGAGGTGGaagataatattaataatatggacagagagagagaagacaAAAAGGTCCATGCTGTGGAAGATCTGGACCTGGGTCTGAGCATGGCAACCTTACACTCTGGCATAACTGATATTGCAACTGTTTTAAAGGAATGGCATATGTCATATTCAAGCAGATTACtaaatgtaaacatggctccaggCACATTATTGGACATAAAAACGGCTTGTAATGAAGTAGCCATATCAGGTAACATGAAAATGGCTTCCACATCAGGCATACCTCAGGGATACTGGGAAACACCAGAAAGATTCCAGGTTTGTCTTCAGGTTTTAAGCACCACTGGAGTTTCCTGTGGCCGATATTACTACGAGATGGAGATCAGTAATTCAGGGTCCTGGAGGCTAGGGTTGGCCTATCCCAGTATAGAGAGAAAAGGGGACCAGGCAGTTATTGGATACAATGACAAGTCCTGGGTTTTAGAGTATTGGAATAGTCAGTTTTCGGCGGTACATAACCATAATAAATCCTGGTTAAGTCGCTCGTCTTATGTAGTGAGATTTGGGATGTACCTGGATTATGAAGCTGGGCGATTGTCATTTTATGAGCTGTGTAATCCAGTTAGAGAATTACACACCTTCACAGCCACCTTCACTGAGCCACTTTATGTTGAATTATCTGTGTATGGTAGTAATAACTGGATTAGAataattaattaaaggaacacttggaagtgtattcctaatgctacagtatcCTAAAGGCATAACGTGATTTTTTTGTGTCCACCCTCCCCCCGTTGTGGAAAGGGTAAGATCCCCTTTGTTCACTGGCTAGCTCCATCTCCTCCTCTGATGTCGGCAAAGGGGAGAAGCTAATGTCCATGCGTGGCGAGCACACCGCGCacgttaggccttccccataggaacgcATTAAATCAAAAGCATGTTAAATCTGTGAAACTGCAGGTAGTGCCTCTAGTTGGCATtaaaggcagtcttaaccctgcaatgcagacATTACCatttctctaaaacatggttTACATTGccgggttaagggaacagggagaGTGCACCCAGGCCATTTTAATGAGAAGAACTAGTCTGGGAACCTATAGTGTCCTTCAACTGCTCTGTGCCTCTGTCTATGATCTGCCCAGCTCTCTATCCTGCCCTCTGCCCAGCTCTCTATCCTGCCCTCTGCcctgctctctgctcagctctctATCCTGCTCTCTATCCTGCCCTCTGCTCAGCTCTCTATCCTGCCCTCTGCCATGCTCTCTACcctgctctctgctcagctctctATCCTGCCCTCTGCTCAGCTCTCTATCCTGCCCTCTGCTCAGCTCTCTATCCTGCCCTCTGCCCAGCTCTCTATCCTGCCCTCTGCCCAGCTCTCTATCCTGCCCTCTGCCCTGCTCTCTATcctgctctctgctcagctctctATCCTGCTCTCTATCCTGCCCTCTGCTCAGCTCTCTATCCTGCCCTCTGCCATGCTCTCTACcctgctctctgcccagctctctATCCTGCCCTCTGCCCAGCTCTCTATCCTGCCCTCTGCCCAGCTCTCTATCCTGCCCTCTGCCCAGCTCTCTATCCTGCCCTCTGCCCAGCTCTCTATcctgctctctgctcagctctctatcctgctctctgctcagctctctATCCTGCTCTCTATCCTGCCCTCTGCTCAGCTCTCTATCCTGCCCTCTGCCATGCTCTCTACcctgctctctgctcagctctctATCCTGCCCTCTGCCCTGCTCTCTATcctgctctctgctcagctctctATCCTGCCCTCTGCCCTGCTCTCTATcctgctctctgctcagctctctATCCTGCCCTCTGCCCTGCTCTCTATCCTGCTCTCTGCCCTGCTCTCTACCCTGCTCTCTATCCTGCCCTCTGCTCAGCTCTCTATCCTGCCCTCTGCCCTGCCCTCTACcctgctctctgctcagctctctATCCTGCTCTCTGCCCTGCTCTCTATCCTGCTCTCTATCCTGCCCTCTGCTCAGCTCTCTACcctgctctctgctcagctctctATCCTGCTCTCTGCCCTGCTCTCTATCCTGCTCTCTACCCTGCTCTCTATCCTGCTCTCTACcctgctctctgctcagctctctATCCTGCCCTCTGCCCTGCTCTCTATCCTGCCCTCTGCTCAGCTCTCTATCCTGCCCTCTGCCCTGCTCTCTATCCTGCCCTCTGCCCTGCTCTCTATCCTGCCCTCTGCCCTGCTCTCTATCCTGCCCTCTGCCCTGCTCTCTATCCTGCCCTCTGCTCAGCTCTCTATCCTGCCCTCAGTCCTGCTCTCTATCCTGCTCTCTGCCCTGCTATCTGCCCTGCTCTCTATcctgctctctgcccagctctctATCCTGCTCTCTGCCCTGCTCTCTGTCCTGCTCTCTATTCTGCTCTCAGTTTTGTTCTCTTGCTGTCTCCTATCACCTTATAATTCTGGTCAGCTGAGAGTAACAGGTGTGGTATTCCGTGCGATGTTTATGTGATTTTGAGATGTATTGTATGCATCTACATGCAGGTTTATGAGCAGATTGTTTAACTACATGACAGATACATTTATGTTTAATAAAGATTAATATTCATTTTTGGAATGGCGTGTCAATATTGTTTAATTGTGCTCTGGGTCTGACCTGCATGTATGTTGCACTTTGTGTTCACATACAACTGACATTccatcagtgttaattttgttctaacaattttagtcagattttagtcTACAAAAAATTctgagatttagtcaactaaaattagactaaaacaattcagatgactaaaatacaattaaaactaTAATCGCTTTTTAGACAAAAGActgtgactaaaactaaattgaaatttgtcgcCAAAAATTAACCCTGGTGACCCTGGTGGGTAAGACACATGAGGGTGGGAGGAGAGGAAATGAGATACACAGGGGGTGcctggggaatgagacacatgagggtgggaggagaggaaatgagatacacagggggggggggggctgggggaatgagacacatgggggtggGAGGAGAGGAAATGAGATACACAGGGGGtgcctgggggaatgagacacatgggggtggGAGGAGAGGAAATGGGATACAGGGGggcctgggggaatgagacacatgggggtggGAGGAGAGGAAATGGGATACAGGGTggcctgggggaatgagacacacggggTGGGAGGAGAGGAAATGGGATACAGGGGGggcctgggggaatgagacacacggggTGGGAGGAGAGGAAATGGGATACAGGGGGggcctgggggaatgagacacatggggtgggAGGAGAGGAAATGGGATACAGGGGGGGcctgggtgaatgagacacacgggGTGGGAGGAGAGGAAATGGGATACAGGGGGGGcctgggtgaatgagacacacgggGTGGGAGGAGAGGAAATGGGATACAGGGGGGGcctgggtgaatgagacacacGAGGTGGGAGGAGAGGAAATGGGATACAGGGGGGGGGCctgtgggaatgagacacacggggtgggctggaggaatgagacacacgggGGGCTGGGGTAATTAGAAACACATGGGGGCTGGCGTAATGAGACATGGGGTGGGGAAATTAGACTTATGagagggctgggagaatgagacacatggagggactgagggAGGGAATGAGCACATCGAGGAGCTTGGGGGGAATTAAGACATATGGGGGAGATAaaatgcatggaggggctggggggacacaaAGTGACATAGAGGTGCTGGGGGAAAGTGACACACAGTTGGGGCtatggaaagaaagagacactTAGAGGAGCTGAGAagggagggacaaagagacagatagaggcttggGGGGAGACACCCAGGGGGACTGGTATGATATAAAGAAACAGAGGGTCTGTGCAAGGAGCAAAAGAGACATACCAGGGCTTGGTAGAGATATACCAGAGGGGGTGGGGTGAGGGGATGAgaggcacagaggggctgggaaaggggcaaaagagacagaggctttaactaaacccattagattttagtcgagATTTTgtcgactaaaacaattcagatgactaatatatgactaaaactaaactgctttttttgttgtttgttaaaagactatgactaaatcaAAAAATTGACACTGcattccatgcagacacacacgttGCTTATAGATTGGTTTTACTGCTTGTCTGGACTATTATatgaaacaaatgtatttttctatCGGATGTATTGCGAGTTTGCGTTTACTAGCTTGTCTTTTCCTCTTTATTCTGAGCTGAAGCAGGTGTAAGGTTAAGACAGTTAGGGTTTGGCTCTGAAACGGTGGTAAGAGCGTATGGGAGAGGCTTCGCCCCAGGGAACAAATTTTAAAGTTCATTGGAAATTATAAGCTGTAAAATATGAGTCATAAGATTGCTGATCTAAATGTTACTCGCCTGCCGGGGAGGAGAACATGTTTGATAGCCAATTCCCTGTCTGTTAATCGATATACTAGTATACTACAAATATAGTAGATGAAACTGTGCcatgctgataccggagaaactgacggaagccgagcacagagagatggacacaggtttcttcaggaaggaagagattctttattcgattcaccgaccgggactcagagggactaatgtcaccataaaacagcaaagtctgagtcctgatcatacagtgtaggtcccttatataggcatgtagctcctcccataatcagttcaacctacacatactcttacccaatcaacaaaacaaagactaacttcctgtttgaccacatggcttgcccagcacaatggaggaggggaaatactcgtatatcctgtattcctacacttgctcagtacactgttgattgtatcttagctacgtgtaactgactaactgatacaccaacataaacatatgccacgtggaaatctcggcctactaaatttatttttaccgagattttCCACCACAATGCAACCTACAGTGGTAGGTAGTGCCACTGTGTTATTGACGTCTTCAGTTTTATAAAGAGATTGCTGGAGGACACACACTGAAATTTGCTTCCAGTGAACTAGGtttaaggacttttttttttttgcgatctGATTTTAATTGAGATTTTCAGAAAAATATGAGACATAGTATCACAGTATACAAGAAATTGTGAGGAGAACATAGATACCAGAGCAAACACATTAGGTCCTTTCATTGGGACAATCAATACCATGAAGGTGAAGGATAAGTAACATTTAATTGAggaactgtgtatctgtcagtgttagGAGGAGAGGCGAGACTCCACAAATCCGGTTACCCCATACGGAACCTGGGCTACCGAGGGCCGATCGTGAGCATTGGCTGGCTACCCTGAGCGGTTTAAGGACTTAAATGGACACACtgagcactaaaacaactttcacTCTTGCCTCCCAGCAATTATGGTTTTGGTGGGATAGCCTGAATTTTTGGGTTCTGTCCTGCCGTCCGGCCTTTTGTTCCTTGGTGCCTGCTTTTGGGGATATCAGTGAACTGTCCTCAAACAGCGTAGCgggagcacatcattagacatacCCTCCCTGCActcagggcactaggaccatgcagaggaAACTAAAACATTGCTCCCTGCATGTGCTGCCCTCAGGAGACCAGTCTGGAGTATTGGCAGGTTTCCTggaatgcattcatgccaggctgaatATTCAGAAATGCCAGTAATGTATTTGCTTCATTGACCCACCCCCTTTACCAGCCTCCTTTCAGATGTGGTAATGTCTTACTGAAGTGATTACAGATCAGCTGTGGCCG from Pelobates fuscus isolate aPelFus1 chromosome 1, aPelFus1.pri, whole genome shotgun sequence harbors:
- the LOC134601696 gene encoding E3 ubiquitin/ISG15 ligase TRIM25-like, with the translated sequence MASADLRDELTCSVCLNIYTEPVTLPCGHSFCRVCIAGVLDTQLSCPECRQSFRIRPKLKINLRLSNISKHFSSSEPPNNQRKIEFPCTYCDYPEPAAKTCLLCEASLCDKHLKNHSQSAEHILTEPTSSLRNRKCSVHKKVLEYYCTEDAACICVSCCLIGEHKGHQVKSLNEAFEEKKIQMRESLEKLTAERVETKTNFQILWKMKVEVQENVTNVTSQVKALITDIRGRLDNLEHQVLSEISRQEDKVSHQISDLIRQLETKKDILSKEISEIEENLCNMTDPLTVLQQQVLGRAGIREVEDNINNMDREREDKKVHAVEDLDLGLSMATLHSGITDIATVLKEWHMSYSSRLLNVNMAPGTLLDIKTACNEVAISGNMKMASTSGIPQGYWETPERFQVCLQVLSTTGVSCGRYYYEMEISNSGSWRLGLAYPSIERKGDQAVIGYNDKSWVLEYWNSQFSAVHNHNKSWLSRSSYVVRFGMYLDYEAGRLSFYELCNPVRELHTFTATFTEPLYVELSVYGSNNWIRIIN